From one Lotus japonicus ecotype B-129 chromosome 3, LjGifu_v1.2 genomic stretch:
- the LOC130746463 gene encoding auxin-binding protein ABP19a-like — MLPHIVFLFSLLLSTSHAAVQDFCVADLKGSDGPAGYPCKTPATVTSDDFVFAGLSAPGNITNIIGAAVTPAFVGQFPGVNGLGLSAARLDIGPGGVIPLHTHPGANELLIVTQGHITAGFISSASTVYIKTLKKGELMVFPQGLLHFQVAAGKTKAIGFAIFSSASPGLQILDFALFASNFSTPLITKTTFLDPALVKKLKGVLGGSG; from the coding sequence ATGCTTCCTCACATTGTTTTCCTCTTTTCCCTTCTCCTATCCACTTCCCATGCCGCTGTCCAAGACTTCTGTGTAGCAGACCTCAAGGGCTCAGATGGCCCTGCAGGCTACCCCTGCAAGACCCCTGCTACTGTAACCTCAGATGACTTTGTGTTTGCTGGCTTATCTGCACCAGGAAACATCACAAACATAATTGGTGCTGCTGTTACCCCTGCATTTGTTGGTCAATTCCCAGGTGTCAATGGGCTTGGACTTTCAGCAGCAAGGTTGGACATTGGCCCTGGTGGTGTTATCCCACTCCACACCCACCCTGGTGCCAATGAGCTTCTAATAGTGACCCAGGGTCACATCACTGCTGGATTCATTTCATCAGCTAGCACTGTTTACATCAAGACACTGAAAAAGGGGGAACTTATGGTTTTCCCACAAGGGTTGTTGCATTTTCAAGTAGCTGCTGGTAAGACAAAAGCTATTGGTTTTGCTATTTTCAGTAGCGCAAGCCCTGGCCTTCAAATCCTTGATTTTGCATTGTTTGCCAGCAACTTCTCTACTCCTTTGATCACAAAGACTACTTTCCTTGACCCTGCCCTGGTGAAGAAGCTTAAGGGTGTTCTTGGTGGCAGTGGCTAA
- the LOC130746459 gene encoding protein FAR1-RELATED SEQUENCE 5-like isoform X2, translated as MADVNECFSIDLSNDGGMSEDDDSVAVADDGNGNNENSNPDRCKLIPDLTADEIRELVFCSEKDAVEFYQHYAHFKGFGARKDDVRRDRKGNIISRQLVCNREGERHEKHLNKVSRVKEAKPITSVACPAKFCVRFHADSSKWKVVLFEPEHNHGLTPASHVHLMPSFRGLTDGDKAQVDSLKLYGVRSCNIMGLLMGQKGGHESVGFLKKDLYNHVDKKKRKSLGAGDAASALSYLQRKGEKDPMFFFKFTRSGEENLENLFWCDGTSRLDYQAFGDVIVFDSTYKKNKYNKPVVIFSGYNHHKETTIFACALVCDETIETYKWVLKALDEAMFGKQPKAVVTDGDKSMREAVKVVFPNATHRLCGWHIQQNCLEKIKIPDFLNEFKTFIYGNFTPERFETKWLQVIEKYGIGEEKWIKQTYETRQMWATAFMREKFFAGIRTTSLCEGINSFIKRYVQCKNSILDFIYNFERAVEEYRHNELASDFKSSYGEPVLITALSHIEQGAAKLLTLNMFREVRHMIQRALNLNLVERSEIGTTVMIKFSICRHPNTQFLVIYDKNQNMFNCDCGFSEYVGIPCSHIICAMRTENMNEFPASLVSKRCLKTAKADSLQSIPAMEVDTDRMEMLRRGAISAACNFLSEYGADDSSDFSNVIEDIYKLVMKFQKRRHPNSAATNLFVIGDPAVVKTKGAPRKKKYKKTKRLCSNCRKGGHTIRTCPTLFEGNEVGESFADAEEDEDSSVEIDGDNTADTEEIMEGPVQ; from the exons ATGGCAGATGTGAATGAATGTTTCTCTATTGACTTGTCTAATGATGGAGGTATGAGTGAGGATGATGATTCTGTGGCAGTGGCTGATGATGGCAATGGCAATAATGAGAATTCTAATCCAGATCGTTGCAAATTAATCCCTGACTTGACAGCTGATGAGATAAGGGAGCTGGTGTTTTGTTCTGAGAAGGATGCTGTTGAATTTTACCAACACTATGCCCATTTCAAAGGTTTTGGTGCAAGGAAAGATGATGTCCGTCGTGATCGAAAGGGTAATATTATTAGTCGTCAACTGGTGTGTAATAGGGAAGGTGAGAGACATGAGAAGCATTTGAATAAGGTTAGCCGAGTCAAAGAAGCAAAGCCTATTACCAGCGTGGCTTGCCCAGCAAAGTTCTGTGTCCGTTTTCATGCAGACTCAAGCAAGTGGAAGGTTGTGCTATTTGAACCAGAACACAATCATGGGTTGACACCTGCATCCCACGTTCATTTGATGCCCTCATTCAGGGGATTGACTGATGGTGACAAGGCTCAAGTAGACAGTCTAAAGCTGTATGGGGTGAGAAGTTGCAACATAATGGGGCTTTTGATGGGTCAGAAAGGTGGGCATGAATCGGTGGGTTttctgaaaaaggacttatatAATCATGTtgataagaagaaaaggaaaagtttAGGTGCTGGAGATGCAGCCAGTGCATTGAGTTATTTGCAGCGCAAGGGGGAGAAGGATCCcatgttttttttcaaattcacaAGATCAGGTGAAGAAAATCTTGAAAACTTGTTTTGGTGCGATGGAACAAGTCGCCTTGATTACCAAGCGTTTGGAGATGTCATTGTTTTTGACAGCACCTACAAGAAGAACAAGTACAACAAACCGGTTGTTATCTTTTCTGGCTACAATCATCACAAGGAGACTACAATTTTTGCATGTGCCTTGGTTTGTGATGAGACCATTGAGACTTACAAATGGGTCCTGAAAGCCTTGGATGAAGCTATGTTTGGAAAGCAACCCAAAGCTGTTGTGACTGATGGAGACAAATCTATGCGTGAAGCAGTGAAGGTTGTGTTTCCTAATGCTACTCATAGGCTTTGTGGATGGCATATTCAGCAAAACTGTCTTGAGAAAATTAAGATTCCAGATTTCTTGAATGAATTTAAGACTTTTATTTATGGGAATTTCACTCCAGAACGTTTTGAAACTAAATGGCTGCAAGTGATTGAAAAGTATGGTATTGGTGAGGAAAAATGGATTAAACAGACGTATGAAACTAGGCAGATGTGGGCAACTGCGTTTATGCGAGAGAAATTTTTTGCCGGTATCAGGACTACCTCTCTATGTGAAGGCATTAACTCATTTATTAAGAGGTATGTGCAGTGCAAAAATAGCATCCTTGATTTCATTTATAACTTTGAGAGAGCTGTGGAGGAGTATAGGCATAATGAGTTAGCCTCTGATTTCAAGTCAAGTTATGGTGAGCCTGTCttgattactgctttgagtcACATTGAACAAGGGGCAGCAAAGTTGTTGACATTGAATATGTTTAGGGAAGTGAGACATATGATTCAACGAGCACTTAACCTTAATCTTGTTGAACGATCAGAGATTGGTACCACAGTGATGATAAAGTTTAGCATTTGTCGTCATCCAAACACTCAGTTCTTGGTCATTTATGACAAGAATCAGAACATGTTTAATTGTGATTGTGGGTTTTCTGAATATGTTGGCATACCTTGTTCTCACATTATATGTGCAATGAGAACTGAGAACATGAATGAATTCCCTGCTAGTCTTGTTTCTAAAAGGTGCCTGAAGACTGCAAAGGCTGATTCATTACAATCTATCCCTGCTATGGAGGTTGATACTGATAGAATGGAAATGCTGCGTAGAGGTGCAATTTCTGCTGCATGCAACTTTCTGAGTGAATATGGTGCTGATGACTCTTCTGATTTCTCAAATGTTATCGAGGACATATACAAGCTTGTCATGAAATTTCAGAAACGTCGCCATCCCAATTCTGCTGCAACCAATTTATTTGTCATTGGTGACCCAGCTGTTGTCAAAACAAAGGGCGCTCCACGGAAGAAGAAGTATAAGAAGACGAAAAGGCTATGCTCTAATTGCAGAAAGGGTGGCCACACAATCAGGACATGTCCTACATTATTTGAGGGTAATGAAGTTGGAGAAAGTTTTGCAGatgctgaagaagatgaagattcatctGTTGAAATTGATGGTGATAACACTGCTGATACT GAGGAGATAATGGAGGGCCCAGTTCAATGA
- the LOC130746459 gene encoding protein FAR1-RELATED SEQUENCE 5-like isoform X1 produces MADVNECFSIDLSNDGGMSEDDDSVAVADDGNGNNENSNPDRCKLIPDLTADEIRELVFCSEKDAVEFYQHYAHFKGFGARKDDVRRDRKGNIISRQLVCNREGERHEKHLNKVSRVKEAKPITSVACPAKFCVRFHADSSKWKVVLFEPEHNHGLTPASHVHLMPSFRGLTDGDKAQVDSLKLYGVRSCNIMGLLMGQKGGHESVGFLKKDLYNHVDKKKRKSLGAGDAASALSYLQRKGEKDPMFFFKFTRSGEENLENLFWCDGTSRLDYQAFGDVIVFDSTYKKNKYNKPVVIFSGYNHHKETTIFACALVCDETIETYKWVLKALDEAMFGKQPKAVVTDGDKSMREAVKVVFPNATHRLCGWHIQQNCLEKIKIPDFLNEFKTFIYGNFTPERFETKWLQVIEKYGIGEEKWIKQTYETRQMWATAFMREKFFAGIRTTSLCEGINSFIKRYVQCKNSILDFIYNFERAVEEYRHNELASDFKSSYGEPVLITALSHIEQGAAKLLTLNMFREVRHMIQRALNLNLVERSEIGTTVMIKFSICRHPNTQFLVIYDKNQNMFNCDCGFSEYVGIPCSHIICAMRTENMNEFPASLVSKRCLKTAKADSLQSIPAMEVDTDRMEMLRRGAISAACNFLSEYGADDSSDFSNVIEDIYKLVMKFQKRRHPNSAATNLFVIGDPAVVKTKGAPRKKKYKKTKRLCSNCRKGGHTIRTCPTLFEGNEVGESFADAEEDEDSSVEIDGDNTADTVSCLYNFSIGLFCSQLPCV; encoded by the coding sequence ATGGCAGATGTGAATGAATGTTTCTCTATTGACTTGTCTAATGATGGAGGTATGAGTGAGGATGATGATTCTGTGGCAGTGGCTGATGATGGCAATGGCAATAATGAGAATTCTAATCCAGATCGTTGCAAATTAATCCCTGACTTGACAGCTGATGAGATAAGGGAGCTGGTGTTTTGTTCTGAGAAGGATGCTGTTGAATTTTACCAACACTATGCCCATTTCAAAGGTTTTGGTGCAAGGAAAGATGATGTCCGTCGTGATCGAAAGGGTAATATTATTAGTCGTCAACTGGTGTGTAATAGGGAAGGTGAGAGACATGAGAAGCATTTGAATAAGGTTAGCCGAGTCAAAGAAGCAAAGCCTATTACCAGCGTGGCTTGCCCAGCAAAGTTCTGTGTCCGTTTTCATGCAGACTCAAGCAAGTGGAAGGTTGTGCTATTTGAACCAGAACACAATCATGGGTTGACACCTGCATCCCACGTTCATTTGATGCCCTCATTCAGGGGATTGACTGATGGTGACAAGGCTCAAGTAGACAGTCTAAAGCTGTATGGGGTGAGAAGTTGCAACATAATGGGGCTTTTGATGGGTCAGAAAGGTGGGCATGAATCGGTGGGTTttctgaaaaaggacttatatAATCATGTtgataagaagaaaaggaaaagtttAGGTGCTGGAGATGCAGCCAGTGCATTGAGTTATTTGCAGCGCAAGGGGGAGAAGGATCCcatgttttttttcaaattcacaAGATCAGGTGAAGAAAATCTTGAAAACTTGTTTTGGTGCGATGGAACAAGTCGCCTTGATTACCAAGCGTTTGGAGATGTCATTGTTTTTGACAGCACCTACAAGAAGAACAAGTACAACAAACCGGTTGTTATCTTTTCTGGCTACAATCATCACAAGGAGACTACAATTTTTGCATGTGCCTTGGTTTGTGATGAGACCATTGAGACTTACAAATGGGTCCTGAAAGCCTTGGATGAAGCTATGTTTGGAAAGCAACCCAAAGCTGTTGTGACTGATGGAGACAAATCTATGCGTGAAGCAGTGAAGGTTGTGTTTCCTAATGCTACTCATAGGCTTTGTGGATGGCATATTCAGCAAAACTGTCTTGAGAAAATTAAGATTCCAGATTTCTTGAATGAATTTAAGACTTTTATTTATGGGAATTTCACTCCAGAACGTTTTGAAACTAAATGGCTGCAAGTGATTGAAAAGTATGGTATTGGTGAGGAAAAATGGATTAAACAGACGTATGAAACTAGGCAGATGTGGGCAACTGCGTTTATGCGAGAGAAATTTTTTGCCGGTATCAGGACTACCTCTCTATGTGAAGGCATTAACTCATTTATTAAGAGGTATGTGCAGTGCAAAAATAGCATCCTTGATTTCATTTATAACTTTGAGAGAGCTGTGGAGGAGTATAGGCATAATGAGTTAGCCTCTGATTTCAAGTCAAGTTATGGTGAGCCTGTCttgattactgctttgagtcACATTGAACAAGGGGCAGCAAAGTTGTTGACATTGAATATGTTTAGGGAAGTGAGACATATGATTCAACGAGCACTTAACCTTAATCTTGTTGAACGATCAGAGATTGGTACCACAGTGATGATAAAGTTTAGCATTTGTCGTCATCCAAACACTCAGTTCTTGGTCATTTATGACAAGAATCAGAACATGTTTAATTGTGATTGTGGGTTTTCTGAATATGTTGGCATACCTTGTTCTCACATTATATGTGCAATGAGAACTGAGAACATGAATGAATTCCCTGCTAGTCTTGTTTCTAAAAGGTGCCTGAAGACTGCAAAGGCTGATTCATTACAATCTATCCCTGCTATGGAGGTTGATACTGATAGAATGGAAATGCTGCGTAGAGGTGCAATTTCTGCTGCATGCAACTTTCTGAGTGAATATGGTGCTGATGACTCTTCTGATTTCTCAAATGTTATCGAGGACATATACAAGCTTGTCATGAAATTTCAGAAACGTCGCCATCCCAATTCTGCTGCAACCAATTTATTTGTCATTGGTGACCCAGCTGTTGTCAAAACAAAGGGCGCTCCACGGAAGAAGAAGTATAAGAAGACGAAAAGGCTATGCTCTAATTGCAGAAAGGGTGGCCACACAATCAGGACATGTCCTACATTATTTGAGGGTAATGAAGTTGGAGAAAGTTTTGCAGatgctgaagaagatgaagattcatctGTTGAAATTGATGGTGATAACACTGCTGATACTGTAAGTTGTTTGTATAATTTTTCTATTGGATTATTTTGCAGCCAATTACCATGTGTATga
- the LOC130746461 gene encoding auxin-binding protein ABP19a-like yields MNTIYILFLFTFLSTTSYASVNDLCVADFKGPSTPSGYHCMPLANLTSDDFVFHGLVAGNTTNSFNAALTSAFVTDFPALNGLGVSAARLDIAKGGSIPMHTHPGATELLMMVKGKITAGFMTPTALYSKTVKPGDIMVFPQGMLHFQVNSGVGTANAFLAFSSENPGAQLLDLLLFANGLDSDIVAKTTFLDLAQVKKLKARFNGKN; encoded by the coding sequence ATGAACACAATTTACATTCTTTTCCTCTTCACTTTTCTCTCAACAACCTCCTATGCTTCTGTCAATGATTTGTGTGTAGCAGACTTTAAAGGTCCAAGCACCCCTTCCGGCTACCACTGCATGCCCCTCGCTAACTTAACCTCAGACGACTTCGTCTTCCACGGCTTGGTTGCCGGAAACACCACAAACTCCTTCAACGCCGCCTTAACCTCCGCGTTTGTCACTGATTTCCCAGCCCTCAACGGCCTCGGCGTCTCCGCAGCAAGGTTGGACATAGCGAAAGGCGGTTCGATTCCGATGCACACGCACCCTGGTGCTACTGAGTTGCTGATGATGGTGAAAGGTAAGATCACTGCGGGGTTCATGACACCTACCGCGCTTTACTCCAAGACGGTGAAGCCGGGAGATATCATGGTTTTCCCGCAGGGGATGTTGCATTTTCAGGTGAATTCTGGTGTGGGGACAGCTAATGCTTTTCTTGCTTTCAGTAGTGAGAACCCTGGTGCCCAGCTACTTGATCTTCTTCTGTTTGCTAATGGATTGGATTCTGATATTGTGGCGAAAACTACGTTTCTTGATCTTGCTCAAGTGAAGAAGCTTAAAGCTCGTTTTAATGGGAAAAACTAG
- the LOC130742808 gene encoding ubiquitin-like-specific protease 1A — MFHRKEALVKPEIPFSDGTRGVLQCLKPKGELVTDLLNLLACLLTKKERSFNQNPPIWFFPTNVSQAILSWTTNPNSMKILIKANFMGKVDLLEKIFIPVNDDNKHWYLIVLDFKNEQVVYLDSYPEEGRMLARIRRTKLLCIYLEELLQDQSFYLIDDNPKPIVSEFKMVIPEGLMVQKKDSNDCGVFVATWMNQMGINGYKIEVDNFTRLKLAVDLVLHSHNLLQGVMLSKSLVWMKDMR, encoded by the exons ATGTTCCACCg GAAAGAGGCCTTGGTGAAGCCTGAAATCCCTTTCTCGGATGGAACCCGTGGTGTGCTGCAGTGCCTGAAACCAAAAGGAGAGTTGGTGACGGATTTGCTTAACTTGCTAGCTTGCTTGTTGACCAAGAAGGAGAGGTCTTTTAATCAAAATCCACCCATATGGtttttcccaacaaatgtttcg CAAGCTATTTTGTCATGGACTACAAACCCTAATTCTATGAAGATTTTAATTAAGGCAAATTTCATGGGGAAAGTAGACCTTCTTGAAAAG ATATTTATTCCTGTTAACGACGACAATAAGCACTGGTACCTTATAGTCCTGGACTTTAAGAATGAGCAAGTAGTGTATCTCGACAGCTATCCGGAAGAAGGCAGGATGCTTGCCAGAATTAGGCGTACCAAACTACTG TGTATTTATTTGGAAGAACTTCTGCAAGACCAGTCATTTTATCTCATCGATGATAACCCTAAGCCTATTGTGTCTGAATTCAAAATGGTTATCCCAGAAGGGCTTATGGTTCAAAAGAAAGATTC AAACGACTGTGGAGTTTTTGTTGCAACTTGGATGAACCAGATGGGGATAAATGGATACAAGATAGAGGTTGATAACTTCACAAGATTGAAACTTGCTGTGGACCTTGTTCTCCATTCACATAATTTGCTTCAAGGAGTTATGCTATCAAAATCATTGGT GTGGATGAAAGACATGCGGTGA
- the LOC130746462 gene encoding auxin-binding protein ABP19a-like: MIRINILLLILAAFLSSSNTHALVSDFCVADLSRSVSPAGYACKKPPLTVNDFVFSNFKAGNTSNFLNAALNPAFVDQFPGINGLGLSAARLDLDAGGVVPIHSHPGASELVIILQGRITVGFISTDNTVYQKTLMKGDIIVIPQGLLHFQLNAGGNRASAVLTFSSTNPVAQLVDVALFGNNLDSGLVARTTFLDLAQVKKLKAVFGGRG, from the coding sequence ATGATTCGCATCAATATTCTTCTGCTCATCTTAGCAGCTTTCCTCTCATCATCCAATACCCACGCCTTGGTCTCAGACTTCTGTGTAGCAGATCTAAGCCGCTCAGTGAGCCCTGCAGGCTACGCCTGCAAGAAACCGCCACTAACCGTAAATGACTTCGTCTTCTCAAATTTCAAAGCTGGAAACACCTCCAACTTTCTCAACGCCGCACTAAACCCCGCCTTCGTCGACCAATTCCCAGGCATCAATGGGCTCGGACTCTCCGCAGCGCGGCTAGACTTAGACGCCGGCGGTGTGGTCCCCATTCACTCTCACCCAGGGGCCTCTGAGCTTGTCATAATTCTGCAAGGTCGCATCACTGTTGGGTTTATATCAACAGATAACACCGTTTATCAGAAGACGCTAATGAAGGGTGATATCATTGTTATCCCGCAAGGGTTGTTGCATTTTCAGCTGAATGCTGGTGGGAACAGAGCCTCTGCTGTTCTCACTTTCAGTAGCACGAATCCTGTAGCGCAGCTGGTTGATGTTGCTTTGTTTGGCAACAACTTGGATTCTGGTTTGGTGGCGAGGACTACCTTCCTTGATCTTGCTCAAGTGAAGAAGCTTAAGGCTGTTTTTGGAGGGCGTGGCTAG
- the LOC130742809 gene encoding auxin-binding protein ABP19a-like: MIRHVLLFLAFLSSSTSLANSITDLCVADLKGALNPAGYPCKKPPLTVNDLVFSNFKAGNTSNILKASPTPAFVAQFPAVNGLGLSAARVDLDAGGVVPMHSHPGATEMVIMVRGRITTGFIAADNSVFVKTLKEGDIMVIPPGLLHFQVNAGGKKATCFVTYSSPNPEPQILYNALFGSSLDSDLVARTTFLDLAQVKKLKVKFGGSG, encoded by the coding sequence ATGATTCGCCATGTTCTTTTGTTCTTAGCTTTTCTCTCATCATCCACTTCACTTGCTAATTCTATCACAGACTTGTGCGTAGCAGACCTAAAGGGAGCATTAAACCCTGCAGGCTATCCATGCAAGAAGCCGCCACTAACAGTGAACGACTTGGTGTTTTCTAACTTCAAAGCTGGAAACACCTCAAACATTCTCAAAGCTTCACCAACCCCGGCGTTTGTCGCGCAATTCCCAGCCGTGAACGGGCTGGGACTCTCTGCGGCGCGGGTAGATTTAGATGCCGGCGGTGTGGTCCCGATGCACTCTCACCCGGGCGCTACCGAGATGGTGATAATGGTGCGAGGCCGCATCACAACCGGGTTCATTGCTGCAGACAACTCTGTTTTTGTGAAGACGCTGAAGGAGGGTGATATCATGGTTATCCCACCAGGGTTGTTGCATTTTCAGGTGAATGCTGGTGGGAAGAAAGCCACTTGTTTTGTCACTTACAGTAGCCCAAATCCTGAGCCGCAGATCCTTTATAATGCGTTGTTTGGTAGCAGCTTAGATTCTGATTTGGTGGCAAGAACTACCTTCCTTGATCTTGCACAAGTTAAAAAGCTTAAGGTTAAATTTGGGGGAAGTGGCTAG